One window of Hoplias malabaricus isolate fHopMal1 chromosome 16, fHopMal1.hap1, whole genome shotgun sequence genomic DNA carries:
- the mrpl46 gene encoding 39S ribosomal protein L46, mitochondrial: MAAPCWRVVGRPLWQKISGSVTASASVKCVLRNASSSPQPRSESPVKAASPWALHGAVCLYRLPVISQDRNPIEERFMELMSQMELEKSMLSDHELRLLEDAERMSRKQEADYDSDEEEDSVGQEIVMAQDLEDTWEQKLKQFQPAPRTTALDNATLGSVDRCLGNSLVLLLKQEVGSQNLWLLPQLPWENGETLRQTAERALTSLTGPELKATFLGNAPCGFYKYRLPKNIQTESRVGAKVFFFKALLAAGGNLPLQKDSFAWVRTDELQDYLKPEYLRQVKRFIMNL, translated from the exons ATGGCGGCTCCCTGTTGGAGAGTAGTTGGTCGACCTCTATGGCAGAAAATCTCAGGATCAGTGACGGCCTCAGCGTCGGTGAAATGTGTGCTTCGTAATGCGTCCTCCAGCCCTCAGCCCCGGAGCGAGAGCCCTGTTAAGGCCGCTTCTCCGTGGGCTCTCCACGGCGCTGTGTGTCTCTACAGACTGCCGGTCATCTCCCAGGACCGGAACCCCATCGAGGAGCGCTTCATGGAGCTGATGAGTCAG atggAGCTGGAGAAAAGCATGTTGTCGGATCACGAGCTGAGGCTTCTGGAGGATGCGGAGCGTATGAGCCGTAAACAGGAGGCTGATTATGActcagatgaggaggaggaTTCCGTAGGACAGGAGATTGTCATGGCTCAGGATCTGGAGGACACATGGGAGCAGAAACTGAAGCAGTTCCAGCCTGCCCCGAGGACAACAG CTTTGGACAATGCCACTTTGGGTTCGGTGGACCGCTGCTTGGGGAACAGCTTGGTGCTGCTGTTGAAGCAGGAGGTCGGCAGTCAGAACCTCTGGCTCCTGCCTCAGCTCCCCTGGGAGAATGGAGAAACACTGAGACAAACTGCAGAGCGAGCCCTCACCAGCCTGACAG GTCCGGAGCTGAAGGCGACCTTTCTGGGCAATGCTCCTTGCGGATTTTACAAGTACAGACTCCCCAAAAACATTCAGACGGAGAGCAGGGTCGGCGCCAAGGTTTTTTTCTTCAAAGCCTTGCTGGCGGCCGGCGGGAACCTGCCGCTGCAGAAGGACAGTTTTGCGTGGGTGAGGACAGATGAGCTCCAGGACTATCTCAAGCCAGAATACCTGAGACAGGTCAAGCGCTTCATTATGAATCTGTAG
- the mrps11 gene encoding 28S ribosomal protein S11, mitochondrial, whose product MNSVLLKLTRAACQQLREPLNAAAGTVGGNVRLLCPLSTTAARLQEAGTQPQETTSTSASKTPAKSSGDFSYYPPLPGQDSALRWGGKKFEELPIIHIKATYNNTHIQVTDSEGQSMARTSCGTEGFRNIKKSTPIAAQTAGISAAAKAQAKGVTFVRVLVKGLGPGRLSAIKGLSMGGLEIVSITDNTPVPHNGCRPRKARRM is encoded by the exons atgaattctgTCTTATTAAAACTCACACGAGCCGCCTGTCAGCAGCTTAGAGAGCCTTTAAACGCAGCCGCGGGGACAGT TGGAGGAAATGTCCGGCtgctgtgtccactgtccacaaCCGCTGCCCGGTTACAGGAGGCTGGAACTCAACCACAAGAGACCACATCCACATCAGCATCTAAAACCCCTGCAAAAAGCTCTGGCGACTTCAG CTATTACCCTCCTCTTCCCGGCCAAGACAGTGCGCTGAGGTGGGGGGGCAAGAAGTTTGAGGAATTACCCATCATCCACATAAAAGCCACCTATAACAA CACTCACATCCAGGTGACGGACAGTGAAGGCCAGTCAATGGCACGAACCTCGTGTGGGACAGAGGGCTTTCGCAATATTAAGAAGTCCACACCCATCGCAGCTCAGACAGCTGGGATATCTGCTGCTGCT AAAGCACAAGCCAAAGGGGTGACGTTTGTCCGTGTGCTGGTGAAAGGTCTGGGTCCTGGACGTCTG TCTGCCATTAAAGGGTTAAGCATGGGGGGACTGGAGATTGTGTCAATCACCGACAACACCCCGGTTCCACACAACGGCTGCCGCCCTCGGAAAGCTCGGAGGATGtaa